The proteins below come from a single Roseiflexus sp. RS-1 genomic window:
- a CDS encoding glucose 1-dehydrogenase: MFNESVVVITGGGSGIGRATALAFGRHGARVVIGNRNASTGEETVAAIRATGGTALFVPTDVTQPVAVRALIDTTVATFGRLDIAFNNAGWFGPVAPLADQDEREFDPVFDTNVRGTFLCMKYELAQMLKQGQGIIINNASTTGARNSTVGVALYAAAKAAVISLTRSAAMEYAAQGVRINAVAPGRIATGMLAKAGGGNPERFAAVIPMRRLGTPEEVAEAVLWLASPAASFVTGQVLGVDGGYLAS; the protein is encoded by the coding sequence ATGTTCAATGAAAGCGTCGTGGTCATCACTGGTGGAGGTTCAGGAATTGGACGCGCGACAGCGTTAGCGTTCGGACGTCATGGCGCGCGGGTGGTGATCGGCAATCGCAACGCCAGCACTGGCGAAGAGACGGTCGCTGCAATCCGGGCGACGGGGGGAACGGCGCTGTTCGTTCCCACCGATGTAACCCAACCCGTGGCGGTGCGCGCCCTGATCGACACAACCGTTGCGACGTTTGGCCGTCTCGACATTGCGTTCAATAATGCCGGATGGTTCGGACCGGTCGCCCCGCTGGCGGATCAGGACGAGCGCGAGTTTGATCCTGTTTTCGACACAAATGTACGCGGAACCTTTTTGTGCATGAAGTATGAACTGGCGCAGATGCTGAAGCAGGGTCAGGGTATCATCATCAACAATGCATCGACGACGGGCGCGCGCAACTCGACGGTCGGCGTGGCGCTGTATGCCGCAGCAAAAGCAGCGGTTATCTCCCTGACCCGTTCTGCTGCCATGGAATACGCCGCTCAGGGCGTGCGCATCAATGCTGTGGCGCCGGGACGGATTGCAACCGGGATGCTGGCGAAGGCTGGCGGCGGCAACCCGGAACGTTTCGCTGCGGTTATTCCGATGCGACGTCTCGGCACGCCGGAGGAAGTCGCCGAAGCAGTCCTCTGGCTGGCGTCGCCAGCTGCATCATTCGTGACCGGTCAGGTGCTGGGGGTTGATGGCGGATACCTGGCATCATAA
- a CDS encoding TIGR00730 family Rossman fold protein, translated as MHVCVYCASSDHVPALYLDAAHTFGEGMARRGWTLVYGGGSIGLMGAVARAVHGAGGRVIGVIPQTLLEREVGYREADELIVTATLRERKQIMDDRANAFVALPGGFGTLEELLEIMTLRMLGYHNKPIVIVNIGGYFDPLLTQFEYIFAQNFAHERYRRLYTVKADSEAALTYLEHMVPGSNSGR; from the coding sequence ATGCACGTATGCGTCTATTGCGCCTCAAGCGACCATGTACCGGCACTCTACCTGGACGCGGCTCACACCTTTGGCGAGGGGATGGCGCGGCGTGGATGGACGCTGGTCTACGGCGGCGGCAGCATCGGATTGATGGGAGCGGTTGCGCGCGCCGTGCACGGCGCAGGCGGTCGGGTCATTGGCGTCATTCCGCAGACGCTGCTCGAACGCGAAGTTGGATACCGTGAGGCGGACGAGTTGATCGTGACCGCCACCCTGCGCGAACGCAAGCAGATCATGGACGACCGCGCCAATGCGTTCGTCGCTCTGCCAGGGGGCTTTGGCACCCTCGAAGAGTTGCTGGAAATCATGACCCTGCGCATGCTTGGCTATCACAACAAACCGATTGTTATTGTCAATATCGGCGGGTATTTCGATCCATTGCTGACCCAATTCGAGTACATCTTTGCTCAGAATTTCGCGCACGAGCGCTATCGCCGGTTGTACACCGTAAAAGCCGATAGTGAGGCGGCGCTGACCTATCTGGAACACATGGTCCCTGGCTCGAATTCCGGGCGGTGA
- a CDS encoding DUF58 domain-containing protein, which yields MTRIMLDGGRRGWRWLTSGGNIRVRRPPALFVGPLLLLLALAAPYRWLFFLAYSCLILTLASYGWVRYVGPRLHLDRRLSQKWAQVGDTLEETWCLHNCAHLPVLWLEIDDVSTIPGYSARRVVSVDRNDHRTWTTGAMCVQRGIYTLGPLRARTADPFGIFEYEWREERTRQIVIYPPLAHVRGLTLPLGRSGSVARADILRRHTTPDASSVREYAPSDMLNHIHWPTVARTNRLMVKEFDQERAGTLWIALDLCAEAYQESAITSGTVAAPVSLQSSALPEAPHFWETPLELAVVIAASLAAKALDEERLVGFLADDGRPRLVQAGRGPRQLWRILEELADVRATGTLPIGDVVRRERGSGTALAVITPALDGAWLPALAEWQRGRPGAALAMLIVPAPLRASALEERLAALGARSYVCVVGQPLPLVNPPRPRATLRISPLGKVIGDVRRER from the coding sequence GTGACGCGAATCATGCTTGACGGTGGGCGTCGGGGATGGCGCTGGTTGACATCCGGCGGAAATATTCGGGTGCGGCGACCGCCAGCGCTTTTTGTCGGTCCGTTGCTGCTGCTGCTTGCGCTTGCCGCCCCGTACCGCTGGTTGTTTTTCCTGGCGTACAGTTGCCTGATCCTCACGCTGGCATCATACGGCTGGGTACGATACGTCGGACCCCGGCTCCACCTTGATCGTCGCCTGAGCCAGAAGTGGGCGCAGGTGGGCGATACGCTGGAAGAAACGTGGTGTCTTCACAATTGCGCACACTTACCGGTGCTCTGGCTGGAGATCGATGACGTCTCAACCATCCCCGGCTATAGCGCCCGGCGCGTTGTTTCGGTTGATCGCAACGATCATCGCACCTGGACAACCGGAGCGATGTGTGTACAGCGCGGCATCTACACGCTTGGTCCGTTACGGGCGCGCACCGCCGATCCCTTTGGCATCTTCGAGTACGAATGGCGCGAAGAACGCACGCGGCAGATCGTCATCTATCCGCCGCTGGCGCACGTGAGAGGGCTGACATTGCCGCTGGGACGATCCGGCAGTGTCGCCCGCGCCGACATCCTTCGCCGCCACACGACGCCAGACGCCAGTAGCGTGCGCGAGTACGCACCAAGTGACATGCTCAACCACATTCACTGGCCCACCGTTGCGCGCACCAACCGGTTGATGGTCAAAGAGTTCGACCAGGAGCGCGCTGGCACGCTCTGGATCGCACTCGATCTCTGTGCGGAAGCATACCAGGAATCTGCGATCACAAGCGGCACGGTCGCTGCACCGGTTTCGCTCCAATCATCGGCGCTGCCCGAAGCGCCGCACTTCTGGGAGACGCCGCTCGAACTGGCAGTCGTCATTGCGGCTTCGCTTGCAGCAAAGGCGCTGGATGAAGAACGGCTTGTCGGTTTCCTGGCAGACGATGGACGTCCGCGCCTGGTGCAGGCGGGACGCGGACCTCGCCAGCTATGGCGCATCCTGGAAGAACTGGCAGACGTCCGTGCCACAGGGACGCTGCCCATCGGCGACGTCGTGCGGCGCGAACGCGGGTCGGGCACAGCGCTGGCGGTGATCACACCTGCGCTCGACGGGGCGTGGCTGCCTGCACTCGCCGAATGGCAGCGAGGACGACCCGGCGCAGCGCTGGCGATGCTGATTGTCCCGGCGCCATTGCGTGCATCTGCTCTCGAAGAGCGGCTGGCGGCCCTCGGCGCGCGCTCGTATGTTTGCGTGGTTGGACAACCATTGCCGCTGGTGAACCCGCCACGACCGCGAGCAACGCTGCGAATCTCGCCGTTGGGGAAGGTTATCGGCGACGTGCGCAGAGAACGATAG
- a CDS encoding STAS domain-containing protein, whose protein sequence is MLDDDLNVHIREREGVAIIDLIGDVTTFAEEKITNAYNEVSRKGARNILLNFRQNDYINSAGIAILIGIVTEVNRNNQRLAMSGLSQHFQKIFRMVGLAQYVDIYQDEDEAIRGFTAAMA, encoded by the coding sequence ATGCTGGACGACGACCTGAATGTGCACATTCGTGAGCGAGAAGGTGTGGCGATCATCGATCTGATCGGTGATGTGACAACCTTCGCCGAGGAAAAGATCACGAACGCCTACAATGAAGTTTCACGCAAAGGCGCGCGCAATATCCTGCTGAACTTTCGCCAGAACGACTATATCAATAGCGCTGGCATTGCGATCCTGATCGGGATTGTGACCGAGGTCAACCGCAATAATCAGCGCCTGGCGATGAGTGGTCTCTCGCAGCACTTCCAGAAGATTTTTCGCATGGTCGGTCTGGCGCAGTATGTCGATATCTATCAGGACGAAGACGAGGCGATCCGGGGCTTTACCGCCGCAATGGCGTGA
- a CDS encoding ATP-binding protein, whose product MYDPSISSSIDLSIPSELGYERVVREAVASFAHRLGFATERVEDLKTAVSEACLNAIEHGNAQTPGLRVDVTCVWDGSGLTVCVQDQGLKPYSGHVTSCIEQRLRGDAPPRGLGLYLITQLVDACGFEPSPGGGNVLYMCMRRCPRA is encoded by the coding sequence ATGTACGATCCATCCATCTCGTCCTCGATCGACCTTTCGATACCGAGTGAACTGGGCTATGAGCGGGTTGTGCGCGAAGCAGTCGCTTCATTTGCGCATCGCCTTGGTTTCGCAACCGAACGTGTTGAGGATTTGAAGACCGCAGTCAGTGAGGCATGCCTCAATGCCATCGAGCATGGTAATGCACAGACGCCAGGGCTGCGCGTCGATGTGACGTGTGTCTGGGATGGTTCCGGGTTGACGGTCTGCGTGCAGGATCAGGGATTGAAACCGTATTCCGGTCACGTAACATCGTGTATCGAGCAGCGGTTGCGCGGTGATGCGCCGCCACGCGGTCTCGGTCTGTACCTGATCACGCAACTGGTCGATGCGTGTGGCTTTGAGCCTTCGCCCGGCGGCGGCAATGTGTTGTATATGTGTATGCGCCGTTGTCCAAGGGCGTGA
- a CDS encoding ATP-binding protein, whose translation MADVSHNAGPVERVVELHLPSRLGYEKVAMDAAASLARRMGFSADRVDALRTALAEAITNAIEHGNAHDARMRVLVMLTVRPSELVVSVADQGCKPLELAHLSPPPTIEESFTRGDKGGWGIWLIRELMDEVEFTTAPSGGNQVRMVIHLEKQS comes from the coding sequence ATGGCGGATGTGAGTCACAACGCCGGGCCGGTCGAGCGTGTCGTTGAGTTACATTTGCCCAGCCGACTTGGCTATGAAAAAGTTGCAATGGACGCAGCAGCGTCACTTGCCCGGCGCATGGGATTCAGCGCCGATCGGGTCGATGCATTGCGTACTGCGCTGGCTGAGGCGATTACGAACGCGATTGAGCACGGGAATGCTCACGATGCGCGGATGCGCGTGCTGGTGATGCTGACGGTTCGTCCGTCTGAACTGGTTGTCAGCGTTGCCGATCAGGGATGCAAACCGCTTGAGCTGGCACACCTTTCACCGCCCCCTACGATTGAAGAATCGTTTACACGGGGAGACAAGGGGGGTTGGGGTATCTGGCTGATCCGTGAGTTGATGGACGAGGTGGAGTTTACCACGGCTCCGTCCGGCGGCAATCAGGTACGTATGGTCATTCATCTGGAGAAACAGTCATAA
- a CDS encoding acyl-CoA carboxylase subunit beta, which yields MKTTRERIEDLRRRRERARTTDPEAAAKQHARGKMTARERIDKLLDPGSFVELDAFAVHRTTAFGMDRHKPLGDGVITGYGTIDGRHVCLFSQDFTVFGGSLGEVFAEKICKVMDLSLRMGVPCIGLNDSGGARIQEGVVSLGGYAEIFYRNVMASGVVPQLSVIAGPCAGGAVYSPAMTDFILMVKGSSQMFITGPDVIKTVTGEDVGFEELGGAMTHNSRSGVAHFAADSEEEAFDQVRALLSFLPSNNLEDPPYVPPDDDPDRMDENLQTIIPDNPRKPYDMLQVIEAVVDEGSFLEVQPFWARNIIIGFARLDGHAVGVVANQPAHLAGTLDIDSSVKAARFVRFCDAFNIPLITFVDVPGFLPGTQQEYGGIIRHGAKLLYAYCEATVPKLTVITRKAYGGAYDVMASKHIRADFNVAWPTAEIAVMGADAAVKIIFRRELAQAADPAARLAELVEDYQNRFANPYIAAERGYLDDVIEPRETRPALIRALRLARGKRQTLPPRKHGNIPL from the coding sequence ATGAAGACAACTCGCGAGCGCATCGAGGATCTGCGTCGGCGGCGTGAGCGCGCACGCACGACCGATCCGGAGGCTGCGGCGAAGCAGCACGCACGTGGCAAAATGACGGCTCGTGAACGGATCGACAAATTGCTCGATCCCGGTTCATTCGTCGAGCTCGACGCTTTTGCCGTCCATCGCACCACCGCGTTCGGCATGGATCGCCACAAGCCGCTGGGTGATGGGGTGATTACCGGTTATGGTACGATCGATGGTCGGCACGTCTGCCTCTTTTCGCAGGATTTTACCGTGTTTGGCGGATCCCTCGGCGAAGTGTTCGCCGAGAAGATCTGCAAGGTGATGGACCTCTCCCTGCGTATGGGCGTGCCATGTATCGGCTTGAACGACTCCGGCGGCGCACGCATCCAGGAAGGGGTCGTCAGTCTGGGTGGCTATGCGGAGATCTTCTACCGCAATGTGATGGCGTCTGGCGTGGTGCCGCAACTGTCGGTGATCGCCGGACCCTGCGCTGGCGGCGCGGTCTATTCCCCGGCAATGACCGACTTCATCCTCATGGTCAAGGGCAGTTCGCAAATGTTCATCACCGGTCCCGACGTCATCAAGACTGTCACCGGCGAGGATGTCGGCTTTGAGGAACTGGGCGGCGCTATGACGCACAACTCGCGCAGCGGCGTGGCGCATTTCGCCGCCGACAGCGAAGAAGAAGCGTTCGATCAGGTGCGGGCGCTCCTCTCCTTCCTGCCATCGAATAACCTGGAAGATCCGCCCTATGTCCCGCCCGACGACGATCCTGATCGCATGGACGAAAACCTGCAAACGATCATTCCCGACAATCCGCGCAAGCCATACGATATGCTCCAGGTGATCGAAGCGGTTGTCGATGAGGGCAGTTTTCTCGAAGTGCAACCCTTCTGGGCGCGCAATATCATTATCGGCTTTGCGCGTCTCGACGGGCACGCGGTTGGCGTTGTCGCCAATCAACCTGCGCACCTGGCGGGGACGCTCGATATCGACTCATCGGTCAAGGCGGCGCGTTTTGTGCGCTTCTGCGATGCGTTCAACATTCCACTGATCACCTTTGTCGATGTGCCCGGATTCCTGCCCGGAACACAGCAGGAGTATGGCGGCATTATCCGTCATGGCGCAAAGTTGTTGTATGCATACTGCGAGGCGACGGTGCCGAAACTGACTGTGATCACACGCAAAGCGTATGGCGGCGCATACGATGTGATGGCGAGCAAGCATATCCGCGCCGATTTCAACGTTGCCTGGCCCACCGCCGAGATCGCGGTGATGGGCGCCGATGCAGCCGTCAAGATCATCTTCCGCCGTGAACTGGCGCAGGCTGCCGATCCGGCGGCGCGCCTGGCGGAACTGGTCGAAGACTACCAGAACCGCTTCGCCAACCCGTATATCGCTGCCGAGCGCGGGTACCTCGACGATGTCATCGAGCCGCGCGAAACGCGCCCCGCGCTGATCCGCGCGTTGCGTCTGGCGCGCGGGAAACGACAAACCCTGCCGCCGCGCAAACACGGCAACATTCCGCTGTGA
- a CDS encoding GNAT family N-acetyltransferase, whose protein sequence is MVIERINAATFRAARPGLVALLKDAVESGASLGFLMPLDTATAQRYWDAICDDVIERLRVLLVAREGDTIIGAVQLELAQKPGEQHRAQMKKLMVLRSARRRGVARALLAAVEEEARREGRSLLILDTREGDPAELLYQACGYTFAGRIPKYACSADGSLHTAVIYYRLL, encoded by the coding sequence ATGGTGATCGAGCGCATCAATGCAGCCACATTTCGTGCTGCACGCCCTGGATTGGTGGCACTGTTGAAAGACGCGGTGGAGAGCGGCGCTTCGCTTGGCTTTCTGATGCCGCTCGATACTGCGACGGCGCAACGTTACTGGGATGCCATTTGCGATGATGTTATCGAACGTCTGCGTGTATTGCTGGTTGCACGTGAAGGCGACACGATCATCGGCGCCGTTCAACTGGAGCTGGCGCAGAAACCGGGTGAGCAGCATCGTGCGCAAATGAAAAAACTGATGGTACTGCGTTCGGCGCGGCGCCGGGGCGTTGCGCGGGCATTGCTGGCGGCAGTGGAAGAAGAAGCGCGGCGTGAAGGTCGCTCGCTGCTGATCCTCGATACGCGCGAGGGCGATCCGGCGGAACTGCTGTACCAGGCGTGCGGGTACACCTTCGCCGGGCGCATCCCGAAATATGCCTGCAGCGCTGATGGATCGTTGCACACGGCGGTCATCTATTATCGGTTGCTCTGA
- the trxA gene encoding thioredoxin: protein MQREYQTVMAKPVTVTDDDFEQQVLKSDIPVVVDFWAPWCGPCRVIAPILEELANEYDGKVKVAKVNTDDHQLWMSKFGIMAIPTMIFFKNGKEINRIVGAGPKRMLKEAFDAAVAA from the coding sequence ATGCAAAGGGAGTATCAAACCGTTATGGCAAAGCCTGTCACTGTCACCGACGATGATTTCGAGCAGCAGGTGCTGAAGTCCGACATTCCGGTTGTTGTCGACTTCTGGGCGCCGTGGTGCGGTCCATGCCGGGTCATTGCGCCGATCCTCGAAGAACTGGCAAACGAGTACGATGGCAAAGTCAAGGTTGCCAAAGTCAACACCGACGACCATCAGCTCTGGATGAGCAAGTTTGGCATCATGGCAATCCCGACCATGATCTTTTTCAAGAACGGCAAGGAGATCAATCGGATTGTCGGCGCCGGTCCCAAGCGCATGCTGAAAGAGGCATTTGATGCAGCCGTTGCTGCATAA
- a CDS encoding metal-sensitive transcriptional regulator produces MSAPRPVRPISDELRHDVLVRLRRIEGQVRGIQRMIEECRDCKEIVTQLAAVKAAVGSLSALLAETYARDCLCSGATIDSEEIARLLDVLKSAR; encoded by the coding sequence ATGTCCGCACCGCGACCTGTGCGCCCGATAAGCGATGAGTTGCGTCACGATGTCCTGGTGCGACTGCGCCGGATTGAAGGTCAGGTGCGCGGCATTCAACGGATGATTGAAGAGTGTCGTGATTGCAAGGAGATCGTGACCCAACTCGCTGCCGTTAAGGCCGCAGTTGGAAGTCTGAGCGCGCTGCTGGCGGAAACCTATGCGCGCGATTGCCTTTGCTCTGGCGCAACCATCGACTCGGAAGAGATTGCGCGCCTGCTCGACGTGCTCAAGTCGGCGCGATAA
- the dhaK gene encoding dihydroxyacetone kinase subunit DhaK: MKMLINTPDTLVSDALDGLACAHPELIRVRRNPDYVIRADAPLRDRVAVVSGGGSGHEPMHIGYVGRGMLTAACPGAIFTSPTPDQILAATHEAASDAGVLYIIKNYAGDRMNFEIAIEMITAEGIPVATVIVADDIAGPAAELRRGTGATVIVEKIAGAAAEMGASLDECARIAHHAANQSRSIGVALSACTVPSLARPSFHLDDHEIEIGIGIHGEAGWQRSTLAPVSQIIDRLCDNLRDDLNLRAGDRTLAFVNGLGATTYLELYVAFNEVARWCTTHNITIERSLVGHYMTSLNMAGCTVTLTRLDDELLRLWDAPAWTPALRWGI, translated from the coding sequence GTGAAGATGCTCATCAATACACCCGATACGCTTGTGTCCGACGCGCTTGATGGTCTGGCGTGCGCCCATCCAGAACTGATCCGTGTGCGACGTAACCCGGATTATGTCATTCGCGCCGATGCGCCGCTCCGCGACCGGGTTGCGGTCGTGAGCGGCGGCGGCAGCGGACACGAACCGATGCATATCGGGTATGTCGGGCGAGGGATGCTGACTGCTGCCTGTCCTGGCGCCATTTTCACATCGCCGACGCCGGATCAGATTCTGGCGGCCACGCACGAAGCCGCCAGCGACGCAGGCGTTCTGTACATTATCAAAAACTATGCCGGCGATCGGATGAATTTCGAGATCGCTATCGAGATGATCACTGCCGAGGGCATCCCGGTTGCGACGGTCATCGTGGCCGATGATATTGCAGGTCCGGCAGCAGAACTGCGCCGCGGCACCGGCGCCACTGTGATCGTAGAGAAAATCGCTGGCGCGGCTGCGGAGATGGGCGCCTCGCTCGACGAGTGCGCCCGGATCGCGCACCATGCTGCCAATCAGAGTCGCTCGATCGGCGTTGCGCTCTCCGCCTGTACCGTGCCATCGCTTGCCCGCCCGTCCTTTCATCTGGACGATCACGAGATCGAGATCGGCATCGGTATCCATGGCGAGGCAGGCTGGCAACGCAGCACGCTTGCGCCGGTGTCTCAGATTATTGATCGCTTGTGCGACAATCTTCGCGATGACCTGAACCTGCGCGCCGGGGATCGGACGCTGGCGTTCGTCAATGGGTTGGGTGCAACCACGTACCTTGAGTTGTATGTCGCATTCAATGAAGTTGCACGCTGGTGTACGACCCACAATATCACGATCGAGCGGAGTCTGGTGGGTCATTATATGACGTCGCTCAACATGGCAGGATGTACGGTAACATTGACGCGTCTCGACGATGAATTGCTGCGGTTATGGGATGCTCCGGCATGGACACCGGCGCTGCGTTGGGGAATATAG
- the dhaL gene encoding dihydroxyacetone kinase subunit DhaL, whose translation MQITVDHVIRFIERAAALIRDHAAELTELDTVIGDADHGANLNRGFSAVVVKLDTFQESDIGAILDMTGKTLLATVGGAAGPLYGTAFRRAGALLAGRSVIDGRDIAAALEVALEGIVERGRVQRGEKTMLDAIAPGVETFRDAIMNGSSLEEAARCALAAVEEGMRATIPMQATKGRAAFLGPRSIGHQDPGATSAYYIARAMVGLDDDPPTGTPEMQNL comes from the coding sequence ATGCAGATCACCGTTGACCATGTCATCCGCTTCATTGAGCGCGCTGCCGCGCTGATCCGTGACCACGCAGCCGAATTGACGGAACTCGATACGGTGATTGGCGATGCAGATCACGGCGCCAATCTGAATCGCGGTTTCTCTGCGGTGGTCGTCAAACTCGATACATTTCAGGAGAGCGATATTGGCGCTATCCTTGATATGACCGGGAAGACTCTCCTGGCAACCGTCGGCGGTGCAGCCGGTCCGCTGTACGGAACGGCATTTCGGCGCGCTGGCGCGCTGCTGGCTGGACGATCGGTTATTGACGGAAGGGATATTGCTGCGGCGCTCGAAGTGGCGCTCGAAGGCATTGTGGAACGTGGTCGGGTGCAGCGCGGCGAGAAAACGATGCTCGATGCGATTGCACCGGGAGTTGAAACGTTCCGCGATGCCATCATGAACGGAAGTTCGCTCGAAGAGGCGGCGCGCTGCGCGCTTGCCGCCGTCGAAGAAGGCATGCGCGCAACAATCCCGATGCAGGCGACCAAGGGCCGCGCAGCGTTCCTTGGTCCGCGCAGTATCGGGCATCAGGACCCTGGCGCAACCTCTGCATACTATATCGCCCGTGCAATGGTTGGTCTCGATGACGATCCGCCAACCGGGACGCCGGAGATGCAGAACCTGTAG
- the glpA gene encoding anaerobic glycerol-3-phosphate dehydrogenase subunit GlpA yields the protein MRTLTTDVLVIGGGATGTGVLRDLALRGIRCALVEKGDLTHGTTGRYHGLLHSGGRYVVKDPQSAEECARENEILRRIMSHCIEETGGLFVVTPADDEAFADQFVAACRRTGVWVEEIPVREALQREPLLNPRIRRAFAVRDGAADSFLATHANADDARRYGAQVLTYHRVVELERTADRIIGAVCEDLRSGETVRIHASFIINATGAWAGKIAALAGLRISVVPGKGTMIAMNHRIVNTVVNRCKMPADGDIIVPIHTVAVLGTTDIPVPDPDVYDITPEEVDLILEEGEWLVPGVSHMRTLRAWAGVRPLYKENDAGSDRDIPRTYKLLDHETRDGVAGMVSVVGGKWTTYRLMAEKTVDLVAARLGVTVPCRTADLPIEALHHGAAPDQDRRARARFAILTSPFYLLGHRLAEVEADDSYGDLICECELVTRAQLEAAIQSEGTANLDDLRRDTRLGMGPCQGGFCTYRAAAIWYELRNQHSPAQQAAGVPPASALLTHFLQERWKGVTPTLWGDQLRQERLDELNYLETLAVDRLPETTDTAIEASRDVVIAAIV from the coding sequence ATGCGTACACTGACGACGGATGTTCTGGTGATTGGCGGCGGCGCAACCGGGACGGGCGTTCTGCGCGATCTGGCGCTGCGCGGCATTCGCTGCGCCCTGGTCGAGAAGGGCGACCTGACGCATGGCACGACGGGGCGCTATCACGGGTTGCTGCATTCCGGCGGGCGTTATGTGGTGAAGGATCCGCAATCGGCGGAGGAATGCGCGCGCGAGAATGAGATTCTGCGCCGGATCATGTCGCACTGCATCGAAGAAACCGGCGGGTTGTTCGTCGTGACCCCGGCGGACGATGAAGCCTTCGCCGATCAGTTTGTCGCCGCCTGCCGGCGCACCGGTGTTTGGGTCGAAGAGATACCGGTACGCGAGGCGCTTCAACGTGAACCGCTGCTCAACCCGCGCATCAGGCGGGCATTCGCGGTACGCGATGGCGCCGCCGACTCATTTCTCGCCACCCACGCCAATGCGGATGATGCACGGCGCTACGGCGCGCAGGTGCTGACCTATCACCGCGTCGTTGAACTGGAACGCACGGCAGACCGGATTATTGGCGCGGTGTGTGAGGACCTGCGCAGTGGCGAAACGGTGCGCATCCATGCCAGTTTCATCATCAATGCGACCGGGGCGTGGGCAGGGAAGATTGCGGCGCTTGCCGGTCTGCGCATCAGCGTCGTTCCCGGCAAGGGGACGATGATCGCCATGAATCATCGGATCGTCAATACGGTGGTGAACCGCTGCAAGATGCCAGCGGATGGCGACATTATCGTGCCGATCCACACGGTTGCGGTGCTTGGAACGACCGATATACCGGTTCCCGACCCGGATGTGTACGATATAACCCCGGAAGAGGTCGATCTGATCCTGGAAGAGGGCGAGTGGCTTGTCCCCGGCGTGAGTCACATGCGCACGCTGCGGGCATGGGCAGGGGTGCGCCCGTTGTATAAGGAAAACGACGCTGGCAGCGACCGTGATATTCCCCGCACCTACAAACTGCTCGACCATGAAACGCGCGATGGGGTCGCCGGGATGGTCAGCGTGGTCGGTGGAAAGTGGACCACGTATCGCCTGATGGCGGAGAAAACGGTTGATCTGGTTGCCGCCAGGCTTGGGGTGACTGTGCCGTGTCGGACGGCGGATCTGCCTATCGAAGCGTTGCACCACGGCGCAGCGCCCGATCAGGATCGCCGCGCACGCGCGCGGTTCGCCATTCTGACCTCGCCGTTCTATCTGCTGGGACATCGACTGGCGGAAGTCGAGGCGGACGATAGTTATGGCGATCTGATCTGCGAATGCGAACTTGTCACCCGCGCCCAACTCGAGGCGGCAATCCAGAGCGAGGGCACTGCCAATCTCGACGATCTGCGCCGCGATACGCGCCTCGGCATGGGTCCGTGCCAGGGTGGGTTCTGCACCTATCGCGCTGCGGCGATCTGGTACGAACTCCGCAACCAGCATTCGCCCGCGCAGCAGGCTGCCGGTGTACCACCCGCGTCGGCATTGCTCACACACTTTCTGCAGGAACGCTGGAAAGGCGTCACGCCAACGCTGTGGGGCGATCAACTCCGCCAGGAGCGCCTCGACGAGTTGAACTACCTGGAAACGCTGGCAGTTGATCGTTTGCCGGAGACTACGGATACGGCGATTGAGGCGTCGCGCGATGTTGTGATTGCAGCGATCGTGTGA